From one Xiphias gladius isolate SHS-SW01 ecotype Sanya breed wild chromosome 12, ASM1685928v1, whole genome shotgun sequence genomic stretch:
- the LOC120797103 gene encoding kelch repeat-containing protein isoform X1 produces the protein MDDFGVYAVFGVNGPPQRLLSTDGSCRVCVAVPPTVRQVVLFSSGPWGERICVNAELNGADRIPVTIGKLTPYNRCLSWEQWEEETWTDGVTLDIALEGGNLTKADWSEPELLLAVKEYTPKDAVAPLAARELSGKRKRGRTAEEEGEENKVTKRGQEENVCPNGTAEKTTPVRKARGQTKGGQKLFSSGGDATKMKGAAANGAREAQGIVGRAPHPSTARTKSRQAKTPTQTAPLVSPSGRWGQTLCPIDAQTAILIGGQGARMQFCKDPMWKLCTEDMSWMAAETLAEGPTPEARIGHTAVYDPDSKRIFVFGGSKNKKWFNDVHILDTQSWKWTMVEAQGKVPPLAYHSCSMFRGELFVLGGVFPRPNPEPDGCSDSLYIFDPHLSIWYEPIVTGDKPSPRSGHSACVMQERKIYVFGGWDTPVCYNDMYMLDLGLMEFSAVKTTGKAPSPRSWHGSAVLSDTKFLIHGGYNGNNALSDTFIFDIDTNRWTEVTLPQLSVPRAGHSLITMDTASHHCFAEEGEDADMDEGFASRTLLVFGGGDNEGNFYSDLTTVAAEELLSAI, from the exons ATGGATGACTTTGGAGTTTATGCGGTCTTCGGCGTAAACGGTCCGCCTCAAAGGCTGCTAAG TACCGATGGGTCGTGCAGGGTGTGTGTTGCCGTTCCCCCGACTGTCCGCCAGGTGGTGCTGTTCAGCAGCGGGCCATGGGGGGAGAGGATCTGCGTCAACGCGGAGCTCAACGGTGCGGACCGGATACCGGTCACCATCGGCAAACTAACCCCTTACAACAG GTGTCTCTCATGGGAGCAGTGGGAAGAGGAGACATGGACAGATGGCGTCACACTGGACATCGCCCTGGAGGGAGGAAACCTG ACAAAAGCAGATTGGTCAGAACCAGAACTCCTCCTGGCTGTGAAGGAATACACACCAAAG GACGCCGTGGCTCCCCTCGCAGCCCGAGAGCTCAgtggcaagaggaaaagaggacgaacggcagaggaagagggtgagGAGAATAAGGTGACGAAGAGAGGGCAAGAAGAGAACGTATGTCCGAATGGCACCGCGGAGAAGACCACACCTGTGCGAAAAGCCCGAGGTCAAACCAAAGGGGGGCAGAAGCTGTTCAGTAGTGGAGGAGATGCAACGAAGATGAAGGGAGCAG CAGCTAATGGAGCGCGAGAGGCTCAGGGGATTGTGGGTAGAGCGCCTCATCCGAGCACAGCCAGGACAAAGAGTAGGCAGGCCAAGACTCCCACACAGACTG CCCCGCTGGTCAGCCCGTCTGGTCGCTGGGGTCAGACTCTGTGTCCCATCGATGCTCAGACAGCAATTCTGATTGGAGGACAGGGAGCCAGGATGCAGTTCTGCAAAGATCCCATGTGGAAGCTCTGCACAG AGGACATGTCCTGGATGGCTGCGGAGACTCTGGCAGAGGGTCCGACCCCTGAAGCCAGGATCGGCCACACAGCCGTTTATGACCCCGACTCAAAGCGGATCTTTGTGTTCGGAGGCtccaaaaacaagaaatggtTCAACGACGTTCACATCCTGGACACACAGAGCTGGAAGTGGACCatggtggag GCTCAAGGTAAGGTTCCCCCTCTGGCCTACCACAGCTGCAGTATGTTTCGGGGTGAACTCTTCGTACTGGGAGGGGTGTTTCCTCGTCCAAACCCGGAGCCCGACGGCTGCAGTGACTCCCTGTACATCTTCGATCCCCACCTCTCCATCTGGTACGAACCCATTGTGACAGGCGACAAACCCTCCCCCCGCTCAGG tcactCTGCGTGTGTGATGCAGGAGAGGAAGATCTATGTATTTGGTGGATGGGACACTCCCGTCTGCTACAATGACATGTACATGTTGGACCTtg gTCTGATGGagttttctgctgtgaaaacaacGGGGAAAGCCCCCTCTCCTCGAAG ctGGCATGGCAGTGCTGTGCTTTCAGACACAAAGTTTCTGATCCACGGAGGTTACAACGGAAACAACGCTCTCAGTGACACCTTCATCTTTGATATAG ACACCAACAGATGGACAGAGGTGACGCTCCCTCAGCTCTCTGTGCCCCGGGCAGGGCACTCCCTCATCACCATGGATACAGCCAGTCACCACTGCTTCGCGGAGGAGGGTGAAGACGCGGATATGGACGAAGGCTTCGCCAGCAGAACTCTGCTGGTGTTTGGAGGGGGAGACAACGAGGGCAACTTCTACTCTGACCTGACAACTGTCGCTGCGGAGGAACTGCTCAGTGCTATTTAA
- the LOC120797103 gene encoding kelch repeat-containing protein isoform X2: MDDFGVYAVFGVNGPPQRLLSTDGSCRVCVAVPPTVRQVVLFSSGPWGERICVNAELNGADRIPVTIGKLTPYNRCLSWEQWEEETWTDGVTLDIALEGGNLTKADWSEPELLLAVKEYTPKDAVAPLAARELSGKRKRGRTAEEEGEENKVTKRGQEENVCPNGTAEKTTPVRKARGQTKGGQKLFSSGGDATKMKGAANGAREAQGIVGRAPHPSTARTKSRQAKTPTQTAPLVSPSGRWGQTLCPIDAQTAILIGGQGARMQFCKDPMWKLCTEDMSWMAAETLAEGPTPEARIGHTAVYDPDSKRIFVFGGSKNKKWFNDVHILDTQSWKWTMVEAQGKVPPLAYHSCSMFRGELFVLGGVFPRPNPEPDGCSDSLYIFDPHLSIWYEPIVTGDKPSPRSGHSACVMQERKIYVFGGWDTPVCYNDMYMLDLGLMEFSAVKTTGKAPSPRSWHGSAVLSDTKFLIHGGYNGNNALSDTFIFDIDTNRWTEVTLPQLSVPRAGHSLITMDTASHHCFAEEGEDADMDEGFASRTLLVFGGGDNEGNFYSDLTTVAAEELLSAI, translated from the exons ATGGATGACTTTGGAGTTTATGCGGTCTTCGGCGTAAACGGTCCGCCTCAAAGGCTGCTAAG TACCGATGGGTCGTGCAGGGTGTGTGTTGCCGTTCCCCCGACTGTCCGCCAGGTGGTGCTGTTCAGCAGCGGGCCATGGGGGGAGAGGATCTGCGTCAACGCGGAGCTCAACGGTGCGGACCGGATACCGGTCACCATCGGCAAACTAACCCCTTACAACAG GTGTCTCTCATGGGAGCAGTGGGAAGAGGAGACATGGACAGATGGCGTCACACTGGACATCGCCCTGGAGGGAGGAAACCTG ACAAAAGCAGATTGGTCAGAACCAGAACTCCTCCTGGCTGTGAAGGAATACACACCAAAG GACGCCGTGGCTCCCCTCGCAGCCCGAGAGCTCAgtggcaagaggaaaagaggacgaacggcagaggaagagggtgagGAGAATAAGGTGACGAAGAGAGGGCAAGAAGAGAACGTATGTCCGAATGGCACCGCGGAGAAGACCACACCTGTGCGAAAAGCCCGAGGTCAAACCAAAGGGGGGCAGAAGCTGTTCAGTAGTGGAGGAGATGCAACGAAGATGAAGGGAGCAG CTAATGGAGCGCGAGAGGCTCAGGGGATTGTGGGTAGAGCGCCTCATCCGAGCACAGCCAGGACAAAGAGTAGGCAGGCCAAGACTCCCACACAGACTG CCCCGCTGGTCAGCCCGTCTGGTCGCTGGGGTCAGACTCTGTGTCCCATCGATGCTCAGACAGCAATTCTGATTGGAGGACAGGGAGCCAGGATGCAGTTCTGCAAAGATCCCATGTGGAAGCTCTGCACAG AGGACATGTCCTGGATGGCTGCGGAGACTCTGGCAGAGGGTCCGACCCCTGAAGCCAGGATCGGCCACACAGCCGTTTATGACCCCGACTCAAAGCGGATCTTTGTGTTCGGAGGCtccaaaaacaagaaatggtTCAACGACGTTCACATCCTGGACACACAGAGCTGGAAGTGGACCatggtggag GCTCAAGGTAAGGTTCCCCCTCTGGCCTACCACAGCTGCAGTATGTTTCGGGGTGAACTCTTCGTACTGGGAGGGGTGTTTCCTCGTCCAAACCCGGAGCCCGACGGCTGCAGTGACTCCCTGTACATCTTCGATCCCCACCTCTCCATCTGGTACGAACCCATTGTGACAGGCGACAAACCCTCCCCCCGCTCAGG tcactCTGCGTGTGTGATGCAGGAGAGGAAGATCTATGTATTTGGTGGATGGGACACTCCCGTCTGCTACAATGACATGTACATGTTGGACCTtg gTCTGATGGagttttctgctgtgaaaacaacGGGGAAAGCCCCCTCTCCTCGAAG ctGGCATGGCAGTGCTGTGCTTTCAGACACAAAGTTTCTGATCCACGGAGGTTACAACGGAAACAACGCTCTCAGTGACACCTTCATCTTTGATATAG ACACCAACAGATGGACAGAGGTGACGCTCCCTCAGCTCTCTGTGCCCCGGGCAGGGCACTCCCTCATCACCATGGATACAGCCAGTCACCACTGCTTCGCGGAGGAGGGTGAAGACGCGGATATGGACGAAGGCTTCGCCAGCAGAACTCTGCTGGTGTTTGGAGGGGGAGACAACGAGGGCAACTTCTACTCTGACCTGACAACTGTCGCTGCGGAGGAACTGCTCAGTGCTATTTAA
- the cct7 gene encoding T-complex protein 1 subunit eta: protein MMPTPVILLKEGTDTSQGIPQLISNINACQVIAEAVRTTLGPRGMDKLMVDGRGKATISNDGATILKLLDVVHPAAKTLVDIARSQDAEVGDGTTSVTLLAAEFLKQLKAYVEEGLHPQTIIRAFRTATNLAVNKIKEIAVPVKKDDKQEQRELLEKCAATALNSKLIAGQKEFFSKMVVDAVMSLDELLSLKMIGIKKVQGGALEDSQLISGVAFKKTFSYAGFEMQPKRYDNPKIALLNVELELKAEKDNAEVRVKSVEDYQAIVDAEWNILYDKLEKIYKSGAKVVLSKLPIGDVATQYFADRDLFCAGRVQEEDLRRTMMACGGSIQTSVGGLTDDVLGQCELFEEVQVGGERYNFFKGCPKAKTCTIILRGGAEQFTEETERSLHDAIMIVRRAIKNDSVVAGGGAIEMELSKYLRDYSRTIPGKQQLLIGAYAKALEVIPRQLCDNAGFDATNILNKLRAKHAQGGMWYGVDINNEDIADNFTACVWEPSVVRINALTAASEAACLILSVDETIKNPRSSVDAPPGGGRGRGRGRPHAH, encoded by the exons ATGATG CCCACTCCAGTTATCCTGCTGAAGGAGGGGACAGACACGTCTCAGGGCATTCCCCAGCTCATCAGTAACATCAATGCCTGCCAG GTGATTGCTGAGGCTGTCAGGACCACCCTGGGGCCCAGAGGGATGGACAAACTGATGGTGGATGGCAGAG gtAAGGCCACAATCTCTAACGATGGAGCCACCATCCTGAAACTGCTGGATGTGGTTCACCCTGCAGCCAAGACCCTGGTGGACATCGCTCGCTCCCAGGATGCTGAG GTCGGAGACGGCACCACCTCCGTCACTCTCCTAGCTGCTGAGTTCCTGAAGCAGTTGAAGGCGTATGTGGAGGAGGGTCTCCACCCTCAGACCATCATCAGAGCATTCCGCACCGCCACCAACCTTGCTGTTAACAAGATCAAGGAGATCGCTGTCCCTGTGAAGAAAGATGATAAGCA AGAGCAAAGGGAGCTGTTGGAGAAGTGTGCAGCCACAGCCCTAAACTCCAAGCTAATTGCTGGTCAGAAGGAGTTCTTCTCCAAGATGGTGGTGGATGCTGTCATGTCTCTGGATGAGCTGCTGTCTCTGAAGATGATTGGCATCAAGAAGGTCCAGGGAGGAGCCCTCGAG GATTCCCAGTTGATCTCGGGGGTTGCTTTCAAGAAGACCTTCTCCTACGCTGGGTTTGAGATGCAGCCTAAACGCTACGATAATCCAAAGATTGCTTTGCTTAAtgtggagctggagctgaaggCTGAGAAGGATAACGCTGAGGTCCGCGTGAAATCTGTGGAG GACTACCAGGCCATCGTGGACGCAGAGTGGAACATACTGTACGACAAACTGGAAAAGATCTATAAGTCAGGAGCCAAGGTGGTTTTGTCAAAGTTGCCAATCGGTGATGTGGCCACCCAATACTTCGCTGACAGAGACCTGTTCTGTGCTGGCAGAGTGCAGGAGGAGGACTTGAGGAGGACCATGATG GCCTGCGGTGGCTCCATTCAGACCTCAGTGGGAGGTCTGACAGACGACGTCCTGGGACAGTGTGAACTCTTTGAGGAAGTCCAGGTCGGAGGAGAGCG gtaTAACTTCTTCAAAGGCTGCCCGAAGGCAAAGACGTGCACCATCATCCTGAGGGGCGGGGCGGAACAGTTCACAGAGGAGACGGAGCGATCGCTGCATGATGCCATCATGATCGTACGCAGAGCCATCAAG AATGACTCTGTTGTAGCGGGTGGAGGAGCCATAGAGATGGAGCTGTCAAAGTACCTGCGGGATTATTCCAGGACCATCCCtggaaaacagcagctgttGATTGGAGCGTACGCCAAGGCCCTGGAGGTCATCCCCAGACAGCTGTGTGACAACGCCGGCTTTGATGCCACCAACATCCTGAACAAACTGCGCGCGAAACACGCACAG GGCGGTATGTGGTATGGTGTGGACATCAACAATGAGGACATTGCAGACAACTTCACTGCCTGTGTCTGGGAGCCGTCCGTTGTGCGGATCAACGCTCTGACAGCAGCGTCAGAGGCAGCCTGCCTCATCCTGTCGGTCGATGAGACGATCAAGAATCCCCGCAGCTCTGTGGATGCACCTCCAGGTGGTGGCAGGGGCAGAGGCCGTGGGAGACCTCATGCTCACTAA